In one window of Canis lupus baileyi chromosome 34, mCanLup2.hap1, whole genome shotgun sequence DNA:
- the RPRM gene encoding protein reprimo, which produces MSAAPDNRTDAAGLLLAQGSEALARAVRCCTQAAVVTDDGPGPGPGPGGPDERSLYVLRVVQIAVMCVLSLTVVFGIFFLGCNLLIKSEGMINFLAKDRRPSKEVEAVVVGPY; this is translated from the coding sequence ATGAGCGCGGCGCCGGACAACCGCACGGACGCGGCGGGCCTGCTGCTGGCCCAGGGCAGCGAGGCGCTGGCGCGCGCGGTGCGCTGCTGCACCCAGGCGGCGGTGGTGACCGACgacggccccggccccggccccggccccggcggccCGGACGAGCGCAGCCTGTACGTCCTGCGCGTGGTGCAGATCGCGGTCATGTGCGTGCTCTCGCTCACCGTGGTCTTCGGCATCTTCTTCCTGGGCTGCAACCTCCTCATCAAGTCCGAGGGCATGATCAACTTCCTGGCGAAGGACCGCAGGCCGTCCAAGGAGGTGGAGGCGGTGGTCGTGGGGCCCTACTGA